A genomic window from Sphingobacterium spiritivorum includes:
- the recG gene encoding ATP-dependent DNA helicase RecG, with product MANLSLITPIEYLKGVGPQKADILKKELQVFTIGDLLEYYPFRYIDRTQFHKIHKLHPDMIGAQVLGRLIGLQEVGEKRGRRLVGQFRDDTGSIELVWFQSIPWLKKSLKIGSPYILYGKPTEFNGHISITHPEMELYNAQEQKIGNQSLQPVYSSTEKLKKFNLDTRGIQRLQQTALETVYRSIGDMLPPYLIQEHRLIDYPKALLAIHFPKSQQELDQAIRRLKFEELFFIQLRLLNNKQLNTLKFKGHRFDQVGEKVNTFFNEKLPFPLTNAQKRVIKEIRQDTNTGAQMNRLVQGDVGSGKTVVALMSMLLAIDNGFQACMMAPTEILATQHYASVSELLGEGFAKVRLLTGSTPAKERRIIHQELEEGTLDILIGTHALIEDKVRFKNIGFVVIDEQHRFGVEQRAKLWRKNVIPPHMLVMTATPIPRTLAMTMYGDLDISVIDELPAGRKPIKTVHFFESSRLRMFGFMKEEIAKGRQVYVVFPLIKESEKLDLLYLEAGLENLQREFPLPQYKISIVHGKMPVKDKDFEMQRFIKHETQIMVATTVIEVGVNVPNASVMVIENSERFGLSQLHQLRGRVGRGAEQSFCILMSGNKLSKEGRLRLETMVRTNDGFEIAEVDLQLRGPGDISGTQQSGVLDMKIANLASDQAILSEARNTVISIFKEDPALQLEKNILLSAYLKQRAPGISWDKIS from the coding sequence GTGGCTAATTTATCTTTAATAACACCCATAGAATATCTCAAAGGCGTAGGCCCTCAAAAGGCCGACATACTCAAAAAAGAGTTGCAGGTTTTTACTATAGGTGATCTGCTGGAATATTACCCTTTCCGCTATATAGACCGCACTCAGTTTCACAAAATTCATAAGCTACATCCCGATATGATCGGCGCCCAGGTATTGGGACGACTAATTGGCCTGCAGGAAGTCGGTGAAAAAAGAGGGAGAAGGCTGGTCGGCCAGTTTAGAGACGATACCGGATCAATAGAACTCGTCTGGTTTCAAAGTATTCCCTGGCTGAAGAAATCACTTAAAATCGGCTCTCCATATATTCTCTATGGGAAACCAACCGAATTTAACGGACATATCTCCATTACACATCCGGAGATGGAGCTCTATAATGCACAGGAACAAAAGATCGGAAATCAAAGTCTGCAACCTGTTTATTCCTCTACAGAAAAGCTCAAAAAATTCAACCTTGACACAAGGGGTATACAGCGTTTACAACAGACCGCCCTGGAAACAGTATACCGTAGCATCGGAGATATGTTGCCGCCCTATCTCATACAGGAACACCGGTTAATCGACTATCCGAAGGCTTTACTTGCTATACACTTTCCAAAATCACAGCAGGAACTCGATCAGGCCATCCGAAGATTGAAATTTGAAGAGCTGTTTTTTATACAACTTCGTCTCTTAAACAACAAGCAGCTTAATACCCTCAAATTTAAAGGTCACCGCTTTGATCAGGTCGGAGAAAAGGTCAATACATTTTTCAATGAAAAACTCCCCTTTCCACTGACCAATGCGCAAAAAAGAGTAATTAAAGAAATTCGTCAGGACACCAATACCGGCGCCCAGATGAACAGACTTGTCCAGGGAGACGTAGGCTCAGGGAAGACTGTTGTAGCCCTGATGAGTATGCTGCTCGCCATAGACAATGGATTTCAGGCCTGCATGATGGCTCCCACAGAAATTCTTGCTACACAACACTACGCCAGCGTAAGTGAACTGTTAGGCGAGGGATTCGCAAAAGTCCGCTTGCTGACCGGATCTACACCCGCCAAAGAACGTCGGATTATCCATCAGGAGCTCGAAGAGGGAACACTGGATATACTTATAGGTACCCACGCACTCATCGAAGATAAGGTACGATTCAAAAATATTGGTTTTGTAGTTATTGATGAACAACACCGGTTTGGAGTAGAGCAGAGAGCCAAACTATGGCGTAAAAATGTCATACCTCCGCATATGCTCGTGATGACAGCTACACCTATACCACGCACATTGGCGATGACCATGTACGGCGATCTCGATATATCGGTCATTGATGAATTGCCGGCAGGCCGTAAACCGATCAAGACGGTGCACTTTTTTGAAAGCTCCCGGCTGCGCATGTTTGGTTTTATGAAAGAAGAGATCGCAAAGGGCAGACAGGTATATGTCGTATTTCCCCTGATTAAGGAAAGCGAAAAGCTGGACTTGCTCTATCTGGAAGCAGGGCTTGAAAATCTGCAACGTGAATTCCCGTTGCCACAATACAAGATCAGTATCGTTCACGGAAAGATGCCAGTGAAAGATAAAGATTTCGAGATGCAGCGTTTTATAAAACATGAAACACAAATCATGGTAGCAACGACCGTGATCGAAGTAGGAGTCAATGTACCGAACGCATCTGTCATGGTCATCGAAAATTCCGAACGATTTGGGCTATCCCAGCTTCACCAGCTGCGCGGGCGCGTAGGAAGAGGTGCAGAACAATCCTTCTGTATCCTTATGTCTGGCAACAAACTAAGTAAAGAAGGTCGTTTACGACTGGAAACAATGGTTCGCACCAACGACGGATTTGAAATTGCAGAAGTCGATTTACAGCTTCGCGGGCCCGGAGACATCTCCGGAACACAACAATCCGGTGTATTAGACATGAAGATTGCCAATCTTGCCAGCGATCAGGCGATTCTTTCAGAAGCCCGGAATACAGTGATCAGCATTTTCAAAGAAGACCCTGCTCTACAGTTGGAGAAGAATATTTTACTTAGCGCTTACCTTAAACAACGTGCTCCCGGTATCTCCTGGGACAAAATCTCTTAA